A region of Pseudoruegeria sp. SHC-113 DNA encodes the following proteins:
- a CDS encoding bifunctional allantoicase/(S)-ureidoglycine aminohydrolase — MPAPTYYAPRGGLPGQDQLLTDRAIFTEAYAVIPRGTMRDIVTSYLPGWEATRLWVLARPMTGFAETFSQYIMEVAPGGGSDAPESDPEAQAVLFVVDGEALLTVNGTLHRLVPGGYAYLPPACDWTLKNESDAPLRFHWIRKAYEPAEGLSAPEPLILNEQDIAPTPMPGTDGKWATTRFVDPADLRHDMHVTIVTFEPGGVIPFLETHVMEHGLYVLEGKAAYRLNGDWVEVEAGDFMWLRAFCPQACYAGGPGKFRYLLYKDVNRQMPLRLSPRR; from the coding sequence ATGCCCGCCCCCACCTACTATGCCCCCCGTGGCGGCCTGCCCGGACAAGATCAGCTCCTGACCGACCGCGCCATCTTCACCGAGGCCTATGCGGTGATCCCACGCGGCACGATGCGTGACATCGTGACAAGCTACCTGCCCGGCTGGGAGGCCACGCGGCTCTGGGTTCTGGCGCGCCCGATGACGGGCTTCGCCGAGACGTTTTCGCAATACATCATGGAGGTCGCCCCCGGTGGCGGTTCTGATGCGCCGGAAAGCGATCCGGAAGCGCAAGCCGTGCTTTTCGTCGTGGACGGCGAGGCGCTTTTGACGGTGAATGGCACGCTGCACAGGCTGGTGCCCGGCGGCTATGCCTACCTGCCCCCCGCCTGCGACTGGACGCTGAAGAACGAAAGCGATGCGCCTCTGCGCTTCCACTGGATCCGCAAGGCCTATGAGCCGGCGGAAGGCCTCTCTGCACCCGAGCCGCTGATCCTGAACGAGCAGGACATAGCCCCCACCCCGATGCCGGGCACCGACGGCAAATGGGCCACCACCCGCTTCGTGGACCCGGCCGATCTGCGCCACGACATGCATGTGACCATCGTCACCTTCGAGCCCGGCGGCGTGATCCCTTTCCTTGAAACCCATGTGATGGAACACGGGCTCTACGTGCTGGAGGGCAAGGCTGCTTACCGGCTCAACGGCGATTGGGTCGAGGTGGAAGCAGGCGATTTCATGTGGCTGCGCGCCTTCTGCCCGCAGGCCTGTTACGCAGGGGGGCCGGGCAAGTTCCGCTACCTGCTCTACAAGGACGTGAACCGCCAGATGCCCCTGCGGCTCAGCCCACGGCGTTAA
- a CDS encoding LysR family transcriptional regulator, with protein sequence MPYIESLRVFTRVVELNSITAGGRDLRLTPAVASKRIKELEKKLGVRLFNRTTRSISPTEVGQRFYEEARKVLEAVDAAETVVSEFSDTPRGVVRVTAPLGVGRRVIAPLIPEFVDENPEVQIRMRMSDRKVDLLAEGLDVAFFVGTPPDSSLKMRKIADVERVLCAAPAYLEQAGTPQRPEDLLAGHNCLLLRFPRSPEYFWMLQTARGPQKLEVSGRYDADDSDVLTDWALAGRGIVNKPRFDVADHLAAGRLVEVLPEHRPVPSIFGCLYPHKKLLDPKVRRLVDFVVARRAKLLA encoded by the coding sequence ATGCCCTATATCGAAAGCCTTCGGGTCTTCACCCGCGTTGTGGAGCTGAACAGCATCACGGCAGGCGGGCGCGATCTGCGGCTGACCCCGGCGGTGGCCTCCAAGCGCATCAAAGAGCTGGAAAAGAAGCTCGGCGTGCGGCTCTTCAACCGCACCACGCGCTCGATCAGCCCGACCGAAGTGGGCCAGCGCTTCTACGAGGAAGCCCGCAAGGTGCTGGAGGCGGTGGACGCGGCGGAGACGGTGGTATCCGAGTTTTCCGACACCCCGCGCGGCGTGGTGCGGGTGACGGCGCCGCTGGGCGTAGGGCGCCGGGTGATCGCGCCGCTGATCCCGGAGTTTGTCGACGAAAACCCCGAGGTGCAGATCCGTATGCGGATGTCGGATCGCAAGGTGGATCTGCTGGCTGAAGGGCTGGACGTGGCCTTTTTCGTGGGCACGCCGCCGGATTCCAGCCTGAAGATGCGCAAGATCGCCGATGTGGAGCGCGTGCTCTGCGCGGCCCCGGCCTATCTGGAACAGGCCGGCACCCCGCAGCGCCCCGAGGATCTGCTCGCCGGGCACAACTGCCTGCTGTTGCGCTTCCCGCGCTCGCCGGAATACTTCTGGATGCTGCAAACCGCGCGGGGGCCGCAGAAACTGGAGGTCTCGGGCCGCTACGATGCAGACGACAGCGACGTGCTGACGGATTGGGCGCTGGCGGGGCGGGGGATCGTCAACAAGCCGCGCTTTGACGTGGCCGATCATCTCGCGGCCGGGCGGTTGGTGGAAGTGCTGCCCGAACACCGCCCGGTGCCCTCGATCTTCGGCTGCCTCTACCCCCACAAGAAGCTGCTGGACCCGAAGGTCCGGCGGCTGGTGGATTTCGTGGTGGCACGGCGCGCGAAGCTGCTGGCTTAA
- a CDS encoding uracil-xanthine permease family protein, translating into MTDSTIGTPEELRDPNYTPPLAKAVPLGIQHVLAMFVSNVTPAIIICGAAGFGFGSNSPDFPQMIYMIQMSMFFAGLATLLQTIGFGPVGARLPIVQGTSFAFIPIMIPLVAGKGVDAMAVVMGGVLVGGIFHACLGLFIGKIRFALPPLVTGLVVTMIGLALVKVGIQYAAGGVPAIGTEEYGSALNWTMAGVVILVTLGLKFFTRGMLSVSAVLLGLVAGYVVAFLLGEVNLGNVGRAASFALPNPLHFGLEFSVAAIVGFCLMAFVSAVETVGDVSGITKGGAGREATDKEIQGATFADGIGSAVAGLFGALPNTSFSQNVGLIAMTGVMSRHVVTIGALFLILCGLVPKIGAIISSVPIEVLGGGVIVMFGMVVAAGISMLSDVNWNRRNMVIFAISLSLGLGLQLEPGALQYLPGTLKVLATSGILPAALIAIVLNLVLPEELSGEATEEVSGGMQGHGSGSLGSSK; encoded by the coding sequence ATGACAGATTCAACCATCGGAACGCCGGAGGAACTCCGCGATCCGAATTACACCCCGCCGCTGGCCAAGGCGGTGCCGCTCGGCATCCAGCACGTGCTGGCGATGTTCGTCTCCAACGTGACGCCCGCGATCATCATCTGCGGCGCGGCGGGCTTCGGCTTCGGCTCCAACAGCCCCGATTTCCCGCAGATGATCTACATGATCCAGATGTCGATGTTCTTCGCCGGGCTGGCCACGCTGCTACAGACCATCGGCTTCGGCCCTGTCGGCGCGCGGCTGCCCATCGTGCAGGGCACCTCCTTCGCCTTCATCCCGATCATGATTCCGCTCGTCGCGGGCAAGGGGGTGGACGCCATGGCCGTCGTCATGGGCGGCGTTCTGGTGGGCGGCATCTTCCACGCCTGTCTTGGCCTCTTCATCGGCAAGATCCGCTTCGCGCTGCCGCCGCTTGTCACCGGCCTCGTGGTGACGATGATCGGCCTCGCACTGGTGAAGGTCGGCATCCAGTATGCCGCCGGCGGCGTTCCGGCCATCGGCACCGAGGAATACGGCTCGGCCCTGAACTGGACGATGGCCGGCGTCGTGATCCTTGTCACGCTGGGGCTGAAGTTCTTCACCCGTGGCATGCTGTCGGTCTCCGCCGTGCTGCTCGGCCTCGTGGCGGGCTATGTGGTGGCCTTCCTGCTCGGCGAGGTGAACCTCGGCAACGTCGGCCGCGCGGCGAGCTTTGCACTGCCGAACCCGCTGCACTTTGGCCTCGAGTTCAGCGTGGCCGCCATTGTCGGCTTCTGCCTGATGGCCTTCGTATCGGCGGTTGAAACCGTGGGCGATGTGTCGGGCATCACCAAGGGCGGCGCGGGCCGCGAGGCGACCGACAAAGAAATCCAGGGCGCGACCTTCGCGGACGGGATCGGCTCTGCCGTGGCGGGCCTCTTCGGCGCGCTGCCCAACACCTCCTTCAGCCAGAACGTGGGCCTGATTGCCATGACGGGCGTGATGAGCCGCCACGTGGTGACGATCGGCGCGCTGTTCCTGATCCTTTGCGGCCTCGTGCCCAAGATCGGTGCCATCATCTCCTCGGTGCCGATCGAGGTGCTGGGTGGCGGTGTGATCGTGATGTTCGGTATGGTTGTGGCCGCCGGTATCTCGATGCTGTCGGACGTGAACTGGAACCGCCGCAACATGGTGATCTTCGCCATCTCGCTGTCGCTGGGCCTCGGGCTGCAGCTGGAGCCGGGCGCGCTGCAGTACCTGCCGGGCACGCTGAAAGTGCTGGCGACCTCGGGCATCCTGCCGGCGGCGCTGATTGCCATCGTGCTGAACCTCGTGCTGCCGGAGGAGCTTTCCGGTGAAGCGACCGAGGAAGTTTCGGGCGGTATGCAGGGCCATGGCTCCGGCTCGCTGGGCAGCAGCAAGTAG
- a CDS encoding ureidoglycolate lyase, translated as MSGVIVIEPLTAEAFAPFGDVLDIAGDPDKLINQGLCGRYHDRASLDFAEGRAGISLFNAQARQLPLRLEMVERHPEGSQAFLPMQRAPFLVVVAPDDAGQPGRPRAFFTEVGQGVNYHRGTWHGVLTPLSQPALFAVVDRIGSGANLEEHWFDTPFTITGEAGPAS; from the coding sequence GTGAGTGGCGTGATCGTCATAGAGCCGCTCACGGCAGAGGCCTTCGCCCCGTTCGGCGACGTGCTGGATATCGCGGGCGATCCCGACAAGCTCATCAATCAGGGCCTCTGCGGCCGCTACCATGATCGCGCGTCGCTCGATTTTGCCGAGGGCCGCGCGGGCATCAGCCTGTTCAACGCGCAGGCCCGCCAACTGCCGCTGCGCCTTGAGATGGTGGAGCGCCACCCGGAGGGCAGCCAGGCTTTCCTGCCGATGCAGCGCGCGCCCTTCCTTGTCGTGGTCGCACCCGATGACGCCGGCCAGCCGGGCCGCCCGCGCGCCTTTTTCACCGAGGTGGGGCAGGGCGTGAACTACCATCGCGGCACCTGGCACGGTGTGCTCACCCCCCTTTCCCAACCCGCGCTCTTTGCCGTTGTCGACAGGATCGGCAGCGGCGCCAACCTTGAGGAGCACTGGTTCGACACCCCATTCACCATCACAGGTGAAGCCGGACCCGCCAGCTGA
- the puuE gene encoding allantoinase PuuE codes for MQRYPRDMKGHGAEPPVAQWPNGAKIAVQIVLNYEEGGENNILHGDAASEAFLSEITGAQAWPGQRHFNMESIYEYGARAGFWRLHRMMRDLPITVYGVATALARSPEQVAAMKAAGWEIASHGLKWVEHKDMPPEEERAQIREAIRLHTEVTGSPPRGWYTGRCSMNTVDLAAEEGDLAYVADSYADDLPYWVKAGGKDLLIVPYTLDCNDMRFAIQAGFTAGDQFESYLKDSFDVLYAEGQAGAPKMLSIGLHCRLIGRPGRAAALKRALDYMAGHEGVWFATREQIADHWAITHPPVATERPSEMDKATFVEAFGGIFEHSPWIAEAAHDLELGPAHDSALGVHSALARVFRTASEEARLGVLTAHPDLAGKLAQAKRLTAESTSEQASAGLDALTDAERARFTELNDAYTAKFGFPFIIAVRDHDKAGILAAFERRIANDRATEFAEACRQVERIAELRLLEKLGG; via the coding sequence GTGCAACGCTATCCGCGCGATATGAAGGGCCACGGCGCAGAGCCGCCGGTGGCGCAGTGGCCAAACGGCGCAAAGATCGCCGTGCAGATCGTGCTCAATTACGAGGAAGGTGGCGAGAACAACATCCTGCACGGGGATGCGGCCTCGGAAGCCTTCCTGTCGGAGATCACCGGCGCGCAAGCTTGGCCCGGTCAGCGGCATTTCAACATGGAGTCGATCTACGAATACGGCGCGCGCGCCGGGTTCTGGCGGCTGCACCGGATGATGCGCGATCTGCCGATCACCGTTTACGGCGTGGCCACGGCGCTGGCGCGTTCGCCCGAGCAGGTCGCCGCGATGAAAGCCGCCGGTTGGGAGATCGCGAGCCACGGGCTGAAATGGGTCGAACACAAGGACATGCCGCCCGAGGAGGAGCGCGCCCAGATCCGGGAGGCGATCCGCCTGCATACCGAAGTCACCGGCAGCCCGCCGCGCGGCTGGTACACGGGGCGCTGTTCAATGAACACGGTGGATCTGGCCGCGGAAGAGGGCGATCTGGCCTATGTGGCCGACAGCTACGCCGATGATCTGCCCTATTGGGTGAAAGCGGGCGGCAAGGATCTGCTGATCGTGCCCTATACGCTGGATTGCAACGACATGCGCTTCGCCATTCAGGCCGGGTTCACGGCGGGCGATCAGTTTGAATCCTACCTGAAAGACAGTTTTGACGTGCTCTATGCCGAAGGGCAGGCGGGTGCGCCGAAGATGCTTTCGATCGGGCTGCACTGCCGGCTGATTGGCCGTCCGGGCCGCGCCGCCGCCTTGAAACGCGCGCTGGATTACATGGCCGGGCATGAGGGCGTCTGGTTCGCCACGCGCGAGCAGATCGCCGACCACTGGGCCATAACCCACCCACCGGTTGCCACGGAGCGCCCCTCAGAGATGGACAAGGCCACTTTCGTTGAGGCTTTTGGCGGCATCTTCGAGCACAGCCCGTGGATTGCCGAGGCTGCCCACGATCTGGAGCTCGGCCCCGCGCATGACAGCGCGCTGGGCGTGCATTCCGCGCTGGCCCGCGTGTTCCGCACCGCAAGCGAGGAGGCGCGCCTCGGCGTGCTCACCGCGCACCCGGATCTGGCCGGAAAGCTCGCGCAGGCCAAGCGGCTTACAGCCGAAAGCACCTCGGAACAGGCGAGCGCCGGGCTCGATGCGCTGACAGACGCCGAACGCGCGCGCTTCACCGAGCTCAACGATGCCTACACGGCAAAGTTCGGCTTCCCCTTCATCATCGCCGTGCGCGATCACGACAAGGCCGGGATCCTTGCCGCCTTCGAGCGCCGGATCGCTAATGACCGCGCCACCGAGTTTGCGGAGGCCTGCAGGCAGGTGGAGCGCATCGCCGAGTTGCGGCTCTTGGAGAAGCTGGGCGGGTGA
- the uraH gene encoding hydroxyisourate hydrolase produces MTGYLTTHVLDTARGCPAEGIRIALYRVSGNSHRKIAETVTNSDGRTDAPILPESAFKTGTYELVFFCGDYLRATGQAEGEVLFLDEVPIRFGMSDADAHYHVPLLLSPFGMSTYRGS; encoded by the coding sequence ATGACCGGCTACCTGACGACCCATGTTCTGGACACCGCCCGCGGCTGCCCGGCGGAAGGCATCCGCATCGCGCTCTACCGCGTGTCGGGCAACAGCCACCGCAAGATCGCCGAAACGGTTACCAATTCAGACGGGCGCACCGATGCGCCGATCCTGCCGGAAAGCGCCTTCAAGACGGGCACCTATGAGCTGGTGTTCTTCTGCGGCGACTACCTGCGCGCCACAGGGCAAGCCGAGGGCGAGGTGCTGTTTCTGGACGAGGTGCCGATCCGCTTTGGCATGAGCGATGCAGACGCCCATTACCACGTGCCGCTGCTGCTTTCGCCCTTCGGCATGAGCACCTATCGCGGCAGCTAA
- a CDS encoding LysR family transcriptional regulator → MSYFDNIRTFVRVYELGSMSAAGRDLRISPAVTSSRISQLEEHLGVRLFQRTTRSLTPTEQGKSFYKGATDILAAVESAEAQIADITENPRGALYVAAPLGVGRRLIAPLVPEFLRHYPEVSLRLRLTDRTVDLTTEGLDLAFFLGEPTDSTLRIRKIADVERVLCAAPAYIEARGMPEDGAALVSEGHECLNLRFPGATEFQWRLSTQDGPKRFRVAGRYESDDGDVLTDWALSGQGIVLKPRFEVAEHLASGALLPVAEATPPVPIQMACLFTHRRGQDPKTRLFMDFVIDRIADAVRGT, encoded by the coding sequence ATGTCCTACTTCGATAATATCCGCACCTTCGTGCGTGTCTACGAATTGGGCAGCATGTCGGCCGCTGGCCGGGATTTGCGCATTTCCCCGGCAGTCACCTCCTCGCGCATCTCGCAGCTGGAGGAGCACCTCGGGGTGCGCCTGTTCCAGCGCACCACGCGCAGCCTGACGCCCACGGAGCAGGGGAAATCCTTCTACAAAGGCGCAACCGATATTCTGGCGGCGGTGGAAAGTGCCGAGGCCCAGATCGCCGACATCACCGAGAACCCGCGCGGCGCGCTCTACGTGGCCGCGCCGCTGGGCGTCGGGCGGCGGCTGATCGCGCCTCTGGTGCCGGAGTTCCTGCGCCATTACCCCGAAGTGAGCCTGCGCCTGCGGCTCACCGACCGCACCGTGGACCTGACAACCGAGGGGCTGGATCTGGCCTTCTTCCTTGGCGAGCCCACCGACAGCACGCTCCGTATTCGCAAGATCGCCGATGTGGAGCGCGTGCTCTGCGCCGCGCCCGCCTATATCGAGGCGCGCGGCATGCCGGAGGATGGCGCAGCACTGGTGAGCGAGGGGCACGAATGCCTCAACCTGCGCTTTCCCGGCGCGACGGAATTTCAGTGGCGGCTCTCCACGCAGGACGGCCCCAAACGCTTCCGCGTGGCGGGGCGCTATGAGAGCGACGATGGCGACGTGCTGACCGACTGGGCGCTCTCAGGCCAAGGGATCGTGCTGAAACCGCGCTTCGAGGTGGCCGAGCATCTGGCCAGCGGTGCCCTTCTGCCCGTGGCCGAGGCCACGCCGCCGGTGCCGATCCAGATGGCCTGCCTCTTCACCCACCGGCGCGGGCAGGATCCGAAAACCCGGCTTTTCATGGATTTCGTGATCGACCGGATCGCGGACGCGGTGAGGGGCACTTAG
- a CDS encoding urate hydroxylase PuuD: MYDLAVIWDWVAFAVRWLHVVTAIAWIGSSFYFVALDLGLKKVPHLPPGAHGEEWQVHGGGFYHIQKYLVAPENMPEHLVWFKWESYATWLSGAALLMIVYWVGGELFLLDPTKAELALWQGVLISAGSLTIGWLFYDFLCKSRLGETPTALMLLLFALLVAMSWGYNQIFTGRAALLHLGAFTATIMTANVFFIIIPNQKIVVADLKAGRAPDPKYGKIAKLRSTHNNYLTLPVVFLMLSNHYPLAFATEYSWIIASLIFLTGVTIRLFFNTMHATGKKLWWTWAVTAMIMLVIAWLSTVPGHGSYDEAEARALTPAEERFAAAPGFSDAYDTVIGNCSMCHAREPVWEGIRWAPKGVLLETEADVARHAGQIYLQAAASHAMPPPGAFEMDGEARRVIEGWYKGAKGG; this comes from the coding sequence ATGTATGATCTGGCGGTGATCTGGGATTGGGTGGCCTTCGCGGTGCGCTGGCTGCATGTGGTCACGGCCATCGCCTGGATCGGCTCGTCCTTCTATTTCGTCGCGCTTGATCTGGGCCTGAAGAAAGTGCCGCATCTGCCCCCCGGTGCCCATGGCGAGGAATGGCAGGTGCACGGCGGCGGCTTCTACCACATCCAGAAGTATCTGGTGGCCCCGGAAAACATGCCCGAGCACCTCGTCTGGTTCAAATGGGAGAGCTACGCCACATGGCTCTCCGGCGCCGCACTTCTGATGATCGTTTACTGGGTGGGGGGCGAGCTGTTCCTGCTCGATCCCACCAAGGCCGAGCTTGCGCTCTGGCAAGGGGTGCTGATCTCAGCCGGCTCGCTCACCATCGGCTGGCTGTTTTACGATTTCCTCTGCAAATCCCGGCTTGGCGAAACGCCCACGGCACTGATGCTGCTGCTCTTCGCGCTGCTTGTCGCGATGAGCTGGGGATACAACCAGATTTTCACAGGGCGCGCCGCGCTGCTGCACCTCGGGGCTTTCACCGCGACGATCATGACGGCCAACGTCTTCTTCATCATCATCCCGAACCAGAAGATCGTGGTGGCGGATTTGAAGGCGGGCCGCGCGCCGGATCCGAAATACGGCAAGATCGCCAAGCTGCGCTCCACCCACAACAACTACCTCACGCTGCCCGTCGTCTTCCTGATGCTGAGCAACCACTACCCGCTCGCCTTCGCCACGGAATACAGCTGGATCATCGCCAGCCTGATCTTCCTCACCGGTGTGACGATCCGGCTCTTCTTCAACACGATGCATGCCACGGGCAAGAAGCTCTGGTGGACATGGGCGGTGACGGCGATGATCATGCTGGTGATCGCCTGGCTGTCCACCGTGCCGGGGCATGGCAGCTATGACGAGGCCGAGGCTCGTGCACTTACCCCTGCAGAGGAACGTTTCGCCGCCGCGCCGGGGTTTTCCGACGCCTATGACACGGTGATCGGCAATTGCTCGATGTGCCACGCGCGCGAGCCGGTGTGGGAAGGCATCCGCTGGGCGCCCAAGGGCGTGCTGCTGGAAACCGAGGCCGATGTGGCGCGCCACGCGGGCCAGATCTATCTGCAGGCCGCCGCCAGCCACGCGATGCCGCCGCCGGGTGCTTTCGAGATGGACGGTGAGGCCCGCCGGGTGATCGAAGGCTGGTACAAGGGCGCGAAAGGCGGCTGA
- the acnA gene encoding aconitate hydratase AcnA codes for MLRVTDLPALLGERLAHLPHSLRLLCENHLRAGGAQGELLQALAQGRAESAAPFAFTFRPNRLLMHDTTCTPALADVAGLRDALAEAGADPAGLAPVLPVDVSVDHSLAVDAFGAPGAFRQNARNEYARNAERYGFLKWAADALPGVRVHPPGTGIMHTLNLEQLAQVLVVRPDGSAHPDMMLGTDSHTPMINGIGVLGWGIGGLEAESVMFGQDVALALPRTVGVFLHGALRGGALATDLALALTQKLRALGVTGCFVEFFGPGVSQLSADARAVVANMAPEYGATVSYFPVDAETLAYLRRTGRSHAAVAPIEPAFRAMGLWFDPAARPRFDREMAVDLSAIPPQIAGPRRPQDTCAPAEAAPRVAQALGRALATSATEPGLPDGAVGIAAITSCTNTSDPALLVAAGLLAQKAHALGLAPKPWVKTSLAPGSPSARGLLERAGLLAPLSAMGFDIVGHGCTTCIGNSGALPEAVAAALGAGKAVAAILSGNRNFPGRVHPALDLAFLASPPLVIAYALKGHIQGDIQSDALGHGPDGAPVVLADIWPSPSEIAAALAEGQRSEDVPRAFAKASQSVAWAAVAAAAGPRFAWDPASRTLRRPVFASAGQGTRLGRYTAQPLMVLGDDITTDHISPAGAIAPESLAGRWLIERGAEAGELNVYASYRGNWEVMLRGLFTNRLVQNHLQPGLAPNETVLADGRVLPLFEAAQRLAAEGRSSVILAGDRYGMGSSRDWAAKGVALLGVRAILARSFERIHRSNLIGMGILPLEITGSFLPDRAGLSAGDAIRIDASADRLSMGGAVEVAIQRASGATEPLSCRAAVETQQEVALLRAGGVLPGILTARLGR; via the coding sequence GTGCTCCGGGTCACGGACCTGCCCGCGCTGCTGGGGGAGCGGCTGGCGCATTTGCCCCACAGCCTGCGCTTGCTCTGCGAAAATCATCTGCGGGCTGGCGGGGCTCAGGGGGAGTTGTTGCAGGCTCTGGCCCAAGGGCGCGCCGAAAGCGCCGCGCCGTTTGCCTTCACCTTCCGCCCCAACCGCCTGCTGATGCATGACACCACCTGCACCCCGGCGTTGGCGGATGTGGCCGGTTTGCGCGATGCGCTGGCGGAGGCGGGGGCCGATCCCGCCGGGCTTGCGCCGGTGCTGCCGGTGGATGTCTCGGTGGATCACTCGCTCGCCGTCGATGCCTTCGGCGCGCCGGGGGCCTTCCGCCAGAATGCCCGCAATGAATACGCCCGCAACGCGGAGCGCTACGGCTTCCTGAAATGGGCCGCCGATGCGCTGCCCGGCGTGCGTGTCCATCCGCCTGGCACCGGCATCATGCATACGCTCAACCTTGAACAGCTGGCGCAGGTGCTGGTGGTGCGGCCCGATGGCTCTGCGCACCCGGACATGATGCTGGGCACCGACAGCCACACGCCGATGATCAACGGGATCGGCGTTCTGGGGTGGGGCATCGGCGGGCTGGAGGCCGAGAGCGTGATGTTCGGGCAGGACGTTGCGCTTGCCTTGCCGCGCACGGTCGGAGTCTTTCTGCACGGGGCCCTTCGTGGCGGCGCTTTGGCGACGGATCTGGCGCTGGCGCTCACCCAAAAGCTGCGCGCGCTGGGTGTCACCGGCTGTTTCGTGGAGTTCTTCGGACCGGGCGTCAGCCAGCTTAGCGCCGATGCGCGCGCCGTGGTGGCCAATATGGCACCGGAGTATGGCGCGACCGTCAGCTATTTCCCAGTGGATGCCGAGACGCTTGCCTACCTGCGCCGCACCGGGCGGAGCCACGCGGCCGTGGCCCCCATCGAGCCTGCGTTTCGCGCCATGGGACTCTGGTTCGATCCAGCCGCACGGCCCCGGTTCGACAGAGAAATGGCGGTTGACCTTTCCGCGATCCCCCCGCAGATCGCTGGTCCGCGCCGACCGCAGGACACTTGCGCCCCCGCAGAGGCCGCCCCGCGCGTGGCGCAGGCGCTGGGCCGCGCGCTTGCCACGTCCGCGACCGAGCCCGGCCTGCCCGACGGCGCCGTGGGCATCGCGGCCATCACCAGTTGCACCAACACGAGCGATCCGGCGCTGCTCGTCGCCGCCGGCCTGTTGGCGCAAAAAGCCCATGCACTGGGGCTTGCGCCCAAGCCGTGGGTCAAGACCTCGCTCGCGCCCGGTTCGCCTTCAGCGCGTGGCTTGTTGGAACGGGCAGGCCTGCTCGCACCGCTTTCTGCGATGGGGTTTGACATCGTTGGCCACGGCTGCACGACCTGCATTGGCAACTCCGGAGCACTGCCCGAGGCCGTTGCAGCGGCGCTGGGCGCAGGCAAGGCGGTGGCCGCGATCCTTTCGGGCAACCGCAACTTTCCTGGCCGCGTGCATCCGGCGCTGGATCTGGCCTTCCTCGCATCGCCGCCGCTCGTCATCGCCTATGCGCTGAAGGGCCATATCCAAGGCGACATCCAAAGCGATGCACTGGGCCACGGCCCAGACGGTGCGCCGGTGGTCTTGGCCGACATCTGGCCGAGCCCGTCGGAAATCGCAGCCGCGCTGGCGGAGGGGCAGCGCTCTGAGGATGTGCCCCGCGCCTTTGCCAAGGCCTCCCAGAGCGTTGCATGGGCGGCGGTGGCCGCCGCCGCCGGCCCCCGGTTCGCGTGGGATCCGGCCTCGCGCACCTTGCGCCGCCCTGTCTTTGCCTCGGCGGGGCAGGGCACGCGGCTCGGGCGGTACACCGCGCAGCCGCTGATGGTGCTGGGCGATGACATCACCACCGATCACATCTCGCCTGCGGGCGCGATCGCGCCAGAAAGCCTCGCCGGGCGCTGGCTGATCGAACGTGGGGCGGAGGCAGGGGAACTCAATGTCTACGCGTCTTACCGGGGCAACTGGGAGGTGATGCTGCGCGGGCTGTTCACCAACCGTCTGGTGCAAAACCACCTGCAGCCCGGTCTGGCCCCGAATGAAACCGTGCTGGCGGATGGCCGGGTGCTGCCGCTGTTTGAAGCGGCGCAACGGCTGGCCGCCGAGGGGCGCAGCAGCGTGATCCTTGCCGGCGACCGCTACGGCATGGGCTCCAGCCGGGACTGGGCGGCCAAGGGCGTCGCGCTTCTCGGCGTGCGCGCCATCCTTGCGCGCAGCTTCGAGCGGATCCACCGCAGCAACCTGATCGGCATGGGCATCCTGCCGCTGGAGATCACCGGCAGCTTCCTGCCCGACCGCGCCGGGCTTTCTGCGGGCGATGCGATCCGTATCGACGCATCGGCGGACAGGCTGTCGATGGGTGGGGCGGTGGAGGTGGCGATCCAACGGGCCAGCGGCGCCACGGAGCCCCTGAGCTGCCGTGCGGCAGTGGAAACGCAGCAGGAGGTGGCGCTTCTGCGGGCAGGCGGTGTGCTCCCGGGGATCCTGACGGCGCGGCTGGGCCGCTAG
- the rraA gene encoding ribonuclease E activity regulator RraA: MKTADLIDAHAPALSFVHLPFRRFGTRPFFAGPVQTVQCFEDNSALRAELETPGEGRVLVVDGGGSTRVALLGDMLAGLAIQNGWAGVILNAALRDSREISAMDTLVFALGTSPVKSAKAGWGRAGGTVSVGGVRFDPGDWAYGDADGVLHSKVRLV; this comes from the coding sequence ATGAAAACCGCTGACCTGATCGACGCCCATGCGCCTGCGCTGAGCTTTGTCCACCTGCCGTTTCGCCGCTTTGGAACCCGGCCCTTCTTCGCGGGGCCGGTGCAGACGGTGCAATGTTTCGAAGACAACAGCGCCCTGCGGGCCGAGCTTGAAACTCCGGGCGAGGGGCGCGTTCTGGTGGTGGACGGCGGCGGCTCGACCCGCGTGGCCCTTCTGGGCGACATGCTCGCCGGGCTGGCCATCCAAAATGGCTGGGCCGGGGTGATCCTGAACGCCGCCCTGCGCGACAGCCGCGAAATCTCCGCGATGGACACGCTTGTGTTCGCGCTGGGCACGAGCCCTGTAAAAAGTGCCAAGGCCGGATGGGGCCGGGCCGGGGGCACCGTCTCGGTCGGAGGTGTGCGCTTTGATCCCGGCGATTGGGCCTATGGGGACGCCGATGGTGTGTTGCACAGCAAGGTACGGCTTGTCTGA